The Tenebrio molitor chromosome 5, icTenMoli1.1, whole genome shotgun sequence genome has a segment encoding these proteins:
- the LOC138130748 gene encoding uncharacterized protein isoform X3, producing the protein MSKNDIQDPLNKISSAVSERDKRVWQNAAHSICNLLTTATRHFSQKYYQSAGIKKQTEKLKSKIARLKTATSDKQKENKILEGQLADLTNSLSIQRETLTASEQSVLVQKSLKENLVQEANEMRKKYAATLEMYDDELRDYRAVYENASKSYKDLKTQQIELKKLEIEKMDLDTKIENLEKIQEQFKDIQERIFQQTIVRFAEFYCLYHKREKICLEVQEKKKEEQQLLKQHLQLSEAVKQKQRKKSELNRARTTHNSSTSVEKASQENERRSKESNELITEKLRKFLDEDLKPCSLTSFSASQRVLNFNKDNSKVKILDVKMMAPSKITTVKKPNFDLRKKMVDIMESTKKEALRNNSFQISPFGSQQSQEGMPEEPQQSQNKTKEVTPTGSQHSAVNSKVNLKSGGSQHSQPGGVTVSSAKQEEKPLTPKDIATGSILKPPSQVITEKIDVTKQENVSKFFNPKKKTVTFQSETRKEAPQATPNSFQLFGGKENDKVEVFQSVKDVELFPKSFFFKNDGPLKQDEKKVVGSKSKQTAAAAVAAPETETEPTEASNVSYTMETGLTFSTYGGESTDKKTGEGIFIYVDFSLRIFSETIFSDLTFDIFDTSFNRNFGQPPLNVRDNYAEPSESTTFNFLGSQSKNNPFSMF; encoded by the exons atgtcgaaaaacgACATTCAAGATCCCTTGAATAAAATCTCCTCAGCGGTGAGCGAACGTGACAAACGAGTTTGGCAAAACGCTGCTCACAGCATATGTAACTTGCTAACCACCGCAACGCGACACTTCTCTCAAAAATATTATCAATCCGCAGGTATCAAGAAACAAACGGAGAAGCTGAAGAGCAAAATCGCGCGTTTAAAAACGGCAACATCTGACAAACAGAAGGAGAATAAAATTCTGGAAGGTCAATTAGCCGATCTGACCAATTCCCTGTCTAT TCAAAGAGAGACGTTGACCGCAAGCGAGCAGTCGGTGCTCGTTCAGAAATCGTTGAAGGAAAATTTGGTACAAGAAGCGAACGaaatgaggaaaaaatatgCCGCTACGTTGGAGATGTACGACGATGAGCTCCGGGATTACAGAGCGGTGTACGAAAATGCCTCGAAGAGTTACAAAGATTTGAAGACTCAGCAGATCGAGTTGAAAAAACTCGAAATTGAGAAGATGGATTTGGACACGAAAATTGAGAATTTGGAAAAGATACAGGAGCAGTTTAAAGATATACAGGAGCGGATATTTCAACAAACTATAGTCAGATTTGCGGAATTTTACTGTTTGTATCACAAGAGGGAGAAGATATGTTTGGAAGTGCAGGAGAAGAAGAAGGAGGAGCAGCAGCTGCTGAAGCAACATCTTCAGTTGTCAGAAGCAG tgaaacaaaaacaaagaaaaaaatcagagtTGAATAGAGCCAGAACTACGCACAATTCGTCCACCAGTGTGGAAAAAGCTTCGCAAGAAAACGAGAGAAGAAGCAAAGAAAGCAACGAATTGATTACTGAGAAGTTGCGAAAATTTTTGGACGAGGACCTTAAACCTTGCAGTTTAACATCATTCAGTGCCAGTCAGAgagtgttaaattttaataaggaCAATtccaaagtgaaaattttggaCGTTAAAATGATGGCACCATCTAAAATTACCACAGTTAAAAAACCTAATTTCGATTTGAGAAAGAAGATGGTGGACATAATGGAATCGACAAAGAAAGAAGCCTTGAGAAACAATTCTTTCCAAATAAGTCCTTTTGGGTCTCAACAATCTCAAGAAGGGATGCCAGAGGAGCCGCAACAGAgtcaaaacaaaaccaaaGAAGTGACTCCTACTGGGTCGCAGCACTCAGCAGTGAATTCCAAAGTTAACTTGAAATCTGGTGGGTCTCAACACTCTCAACCAGGTGGAGTGACTGTTTCTAGTGCAAAACAAGAGGAAAAACCTTTAACACCAAAAGACATTGCGACTGGCTCGATTTTGAAACCACCGAGTCAAGTAATTACCGAAAAAATTGATGTTACAAAACAGGAAAATGTTTCGAAGTTTTTCAatccaaagaaaaaaactgttacatTCCAAAGTGAAACTAGAAAAGAGGCACCTCAAGCAACGCCCAATAGCTTTCAGTTGTTTGGGGGCAAAGAAAACGACAAGGTCGAGGTTTTCCAAAGTGTCAAAGATGTAGAACTGTTTCCGAAgtcatttttcttcaaaaatgaCGGTCCCCTAAAACAAGACGAAAAGAAAGTGGTTGGGAGCAAGAGCAAACAGACAGCAGCGGCAGCGGTTGCAGCACCTGAG ACTGAAACCGAGCCGACTGAGGCGAGTAATGTTAGTTATACGATGGAAACTGGACTAACGTTTAGCACTTACGGAGGTGAATCTACTGATAAAAAAACTGGAGAaggtatatttatttatgttgatttttctttacgtattttttcagaaacaattttttcagatTTAACTTTTGACATATTCGACACGTCCTTTA ATCGCAATTTTGGCCAACCGCCTCTCAACGTCCGCGACAATTATGCTGAACCTTCCGAAAGTACCACTTTCAACTTTTTGGGTTCGCAAAGTAAAAATAACCCATTCAGCATGTTCTAG
- the LOC138130748 gene encoding uncharacterized protein isoform X5, translated as MSKNDIQDPLNKISSAVSERDKRVWQNAAHSICIKKQTEKLKSKIARLKTATSDKQKENKILEGQLADLTNSLSMYVCFLIKKCFYKFGCSQRETLTASEQSVLVQKSLKENLVQEANEMRKKYAATLEMYDDELRDYRAVYENASKSYKDLKTQQIELKKLEIEKMDLDTKIENLEKIQEQFKDIQERIFQQTIVRFAEFYCLYHKREKICLEVQEKKKEEQQLLKQHLQLSEAVKQKQRKKSELNRARTTHNSSTSVEKASQENERRSKESNELITEKLRKFLDEDLKPCSLTSFSASQRVLNFNKDNSKVKILDVKMMAPSKITTVKKPNFDLRKKMVDIMESTKKEALRNNSFQISPFGSQQSQEGMPEEPQQSQNKTKEVTPTGSQHSAVNSKVNLKSGGSQHSQPGGVTVSSAKQEEKPLTPKDIATGSILKPPSQVITEKIDVTKQENVSKFFNPKKKTVTFQSETRKEAPQATPNSFQLFGGKENDKVEVFQSVKDVELFPKSFFFKNDGPLKQDEKKVVGSKSKQTAAAAVAAPETETEPTEASNVSYTMETGLTFSTYGGESTDKKTGEGIFIYVDFSLRIFSETIFSDLTFDIFDTSFNRNFGQPPLNVRDNYAEPSESTTFNFLGSQSKNNPFSMF; from the exons atgtcgaaaaacgACATTCAAGATCCCTTGAATAAAATCTCCTCAGCGGTGAGCGAACGTGACAAACGAGTTTGGCAAAACGCTGCTCACAGCATAT GTATCAAGAAACAAACGGAGAAGCTGAAGAGCAAAATCGCGCGTTTAAAAACGGCAACATCTGACAAACAGAAGGAGAATAAAATTCTGGAAGGTCAATTAGCCGATCTGACCAATTCCCTGTCTATGTACGTATGTttcttgataaaaaaatgtttttataaatttgggTGTAGTCAAAGAGAGACGTTGACCGCAAGCGAGCAGTCGGTGCTCGTTCAGAAATCGTTGAAGGAAAATTTGGTACAAGAAGCGAACGaaatgaggaaaaaatatgCCGCTACGTTGGAGATGTACGACGATGAGCTCCGGGATTACAGAGCGGTGTACGAAAATGCCTCGAAGAGTTACAAAGATTTGAAGACTCAGCAGATCGAGTTGAAAAAACTCGAAATTGAGAAGATGGATTTGGACACGAAAATTGAGAATTTGGAAAAGATACAGGAGCAGTTTAAAGATATACAGGAGCGGATATTTCAACAAACTATAGTCAGATTTGCGGAATTTTACTGTTTGTATCACAAGAGGGAGAAGATATGTTTGGAAGTGCAGGAGAAGAAGAAGGAGGAGCAGCAGCTGCTGAAGCAACATCTTCAGTTGTCAGAAGCAG tgaaacaaaaacaaagaaaaaaatcagagtTGAATAGAGCCAGAACTACGCACAATTCGTCCACCAGTGTGGAAAAAGCTTCGCAAGAAAACGAGAGAAGAAGCAAAGAAAGCAACGAATTGATTACTGAGAAGTTGCGAAAATTTTTGGACGAGGACCTTAAACCTTGCAGTTTAACATCATTCAGTGCCAGTCAGAgagtgttaaattttaataaggaCAATtccaaagtgaaaattttggaCGTTAAAATGATGGCACCATCTAAAATTACCACAGTTAAAAAACCTAATTTCGATTTGAGAAAGAAGATGGTGGACATAATGGAATCGACAAAGAAAGAAGCCTTGAGAAACAATTCTTTCCAAATAAGTCCTTTTGGGTCTCAACAATCTCAAGAAGGGATGCCAGAGGAGCCGCAACAGAgtcaaaacaaaaccaaaGAAGTGACTCCTACTGGGTCGCAGCACTCAGCAGTGAATTCCAAAGTTAACTTGAAATCTGGTGGGTCTCAACACTCTCAACCAGGTGGAGTGACTGTTTCTAGTGCAAAACAAGAGGAAAAACCTTTAACACCAAAAGACATTGCGACTGGCTCGATTTTGAAACCACCGAGTCAAGTAATTACCGAAAAAATTGATGTTACAAAACAGGAAAATGTTTCGAAGTTTTTCAatccaaagaaaaaaactgttacatTCCAAAGTGAAACTAGAAAAGAGGCACCTCAAGCAACGCCCAATAGCTTTCAGTTGTTTGGGGGCAAAGAAAACGACAAGGTCGAGGTTTTCCAAAGTGTCAAAGATGTAGAACTGTTTCCGAAgtcatttttcttcaaaaatgaCGGTCCCCTAAAACAAGACGAAAAGAAAGTGGTTGGGAGCAAGAGCAAACAGACAGCAGCGGCAGCGGTTGCAGCACCTGAG ACTGAAACCGAGCCGACTGAGGCGAGTAATGTTAGTTATACGATGGAAACTGGACTAACGTTTAGCACTTACGGAGGTGAATCTACTGATAAAAAAACTGGAGAaggtatatttatttatgttgatttttctttacgtattttttcagaaacaattttttcagatTTAACTTTTGACATATTCGACACGTCCTTTA ATCGCAATTTTGGCCAACCGCCTCTCAACGTCCGCGACAATTATGCTGAACCTTCCGAAAGTACCACTTTCAACTTTTTGGGTTCGCAAAGTAAAAATAACCCATTCAGCATGTTCTAG
- the LOC138130748 gene encoding uncharacterized protein isoform X1 translates to MSKNDIQDPLNKISSAVSERDKRVWQNAAHSICNLLTTATRHFSQKYYQSAGIKKQTEKLKSKIARLKTATSDKQKENKILEGQLADLTNSLSMYVCFLIKKCFYKFGCSQRETLTASEQSVLVQKSLKENLVQEANEMRKKYAATLEMYDDELRDYRAVYENASKSYKDLKTQQIELKKLEIEKMDLDTKIENLEKIQEQFKDIQERIFQQTIVRFAEFYCLYHKREKICLEVQEKKKEEQQLLKQHLQLSEAVKQKQRKKSELNRARTTHNSSTSVEKASQENERRSKESNELITEKLRKFLDEDLKPCSLTSFSASQRVLNFNKDNSKVKILDVKMMAPSKITTVKKPNFDLRKKMVDIMESTKKEALRNNSFQISPFGSQQSQEGMPEEPQQSQNKTKEVTPTGSQHSAVNSKVNLKSGGSQHSQPGGVTVSSAKQEEKPLTPKDIATGSILKPPSQVITEKIDVTKQENVSKFFNPKKKTVTFQSETRKEAPQATPNSFQLFGGKENDKVEVFQSVKDVELFPKSFFFKNDGPLKQDEKKVVGSKSKQTAAAAVAAPETETEPTEASNVSYTMETGLTFSTYGGESTDKKTGEGIFIYVDFSLRIFSETIFSDLTFDIFDTSFNRNFGQPPLNVRDNYAEPSESTTFNFLGSQSKNNPFSMF, encoded by the exons atgtcgaaaaacgACATTCAAGATCCCTTGAATAAAATCTCCTCAGCGGTGAGCGAACGTGACAAACGAGTTTGGCAAAACGCTGCTCACAGCATATGTAACTTGCTAACCACCGCAACGCGACACTTCTCTCAAAAATATTATCAATCCGCAGGTATCAAGAAACAAACGGAGAAGCTGAAGAGCAAAATCGCGCGTTTAAAAACGGCAACATCTGACAAACAGAAGGAGAATAAAATTCTGGAAGGTCAATTAGCCGATCTGACCAATTCCCTGTCTATGTACGTATGTttcttgataaaaaaatgtttttataaatttgggTGTAGTCAAAGAGAGACGTTGACCGCAAGCGAGCAGTCGGTGCTCGTTCAGAAATCGTTGAAGGAAAATTTGGTACAAGAAGCGAACGaaatgaggaaaaaatatgCCGCTACGTTGGAGATGTACGACGATGAGCTCCGGGATTACAGAGCGGTGTACGAAAATGCCTCGAAGAGTTACAAAGATTTGAAGACTCAGCAGATCGAGTTGAAAAAACTCGAAATTGAGAAGATGGATTTGGACACGAAAATTGAGAATTTGGAAAAGATACAGGAGCAGTTTAAAGATATACAGGAGCGGATATTTCAACAAACTATAGTCAGATTTGCGGAATTTTACTGTTTGTATCACAAGAGGGAGAAGATATGTTTGGAAGTGCAGGAGAAGAAGAAGGAGGAGCAGCAGCTGCTGAAGCAACATCTTCAGTTGTCAGAAGCAG tgaaacaaaaacaaagaaaaaaatcagagtTGAATAGAGCCAGAACTACGCACAATTCGTCCACCAGTGTGGAAAAAGCTTCGCAAGAAAACGAGAGAAGAAGCAAAGAAAGCAACGAATTGATTACTGAGAAGTTGCGAAAATTTTTGGACGAGGACCTTAAACCTTGCAGTTTAACATCATTCAGTGCCAGTCAGAgagtgttaaattttaataaggaCAATtccaaagtgaaaattttggaCGTTAAAATGATGGCACCATCTAAAATTACCACAGTTAAAAAACCTAATTTCGATTTGAGAAAGAAGATGGTGGACATAATGGAATCGACAAAGAAAGAAGCCTTGAGAAACAATTCTTTCCAAATAAGTCCTTTTGGGTCTCAACAATCTCAAGAAGGGATGCCAGAGGAGCCGCAACAGAgtcaaaacaaaaccaaaGAAGTGACTCCTACTGGGTCGCAGCACTCAGCAGTGAATTCCAAAGTTAACTTGAAATCTGGTGGGTCTCAACACTCTCAACCAGGTGGAGTGACTGTTTCTAGTGCAAAACAAGAGGAAAAACCTTTAACACCAAAAGACATTGCGACTGGCTCGATTTTGAAACCACCGAGTCAAGTAATTACCGAAAAAATTGATGTTACAAAACAGGAAAATGTTTCGAAGTTTTTCAatccaaagaaaaaaactgttacatTCCAAAGTGAAACTAGAAAAGAGGCACCTCAAGCAACGCCCAATAGCTTTCAGTTGTTTGGGGGCAAAGAAAACGACAAGGTCGAGGTTTTCCAAAGTGTCAAAGATGTAGAACTGTTTCCGAAgtcatttttcttcaaaaatgaCGGTCCCCTAAAACAAGACGAAAAGAAAGTGGTTGGGAGCAAGAGCAAACAGACAGCAGCGGCAGCGGTTGCAGCACCTGAG ACTGAAACCGAGCCGACTGAGGCGAGTAATGTTAGTTATACGATGGAAACTGGACTAACGTTTAGCACTTACGGAGGTGAATCTACTGATAAAAAAACTGGAGAaggtatatttatttatgttgatttttctttacgtattttttcagaaacaattttttcagatTTAACTTTTGACATATTCGACACGTCCTTTA ATCGCAATTTTGGCCAACCGCCTCTCAACGTCCGCGACAATTATGCTGAACCTTCCGAAAGTACCACTTTCAACTTTTTGGGTTCGCAAAGTAAAAATAACCCATTCAGCATGTTCTAG
- the LOC138130748 gene encoding uncharacterized protein isoform X2: MSKNDIQDPLNKISSAVSERDKRVWQNAAHSICNLLTTATRHFSQKYYQSAGIKKQTEKLKSKIARLKTATSDKQKENKILEGQLADLTNSLSMYVCFLIKKCFYKFGCSQRETLTASEQSVLVQKSLKENLVQEANEMRKKYAATLEMYDDELRDYRAVYENASKSYKDLKTQQIELKKLEIEKMDLDTKIENLEKIQEQFKDIQERIFQQTIVRFAEFYCLYHKREKICLEVQEKKKEEQQLLKQHLQLSEAVKQKQRKKSELNRARTTHNSSTSVEKASQENERRSKESNELITEKLRKFLDEDLKPCSLTSFSASQRVLNFNKDNSKVKILDVKMMAPSKITTVKKPNFDLRKKMVDIMESTKKEALRNNSFQISPFGSQQSQEGMPEEPQQSQNKTKEVTPTGSQHSAVNSKVNLKSGGSQHSQPGGVTVSSAKQEEKPLTPKDIATGSILKPPSQVITEKIDVTKQENVSKFFNPKKKTVTFQSETRKEAPQATPNSFQLFGGKENDKVEVFQSVKDVELFPKSFFFKNDGPLKQDEKKVVGSKSKQTAAAAVAAPETETEPTEASNVSYTMETGLTFSTYGGESTDKKTGEETIFSDLTFDIFDTSFNRNFGQPPLNVRDNYAEPSESTTFNFLGSQSKNNPFSMF, translated from the exons atgtcgaaaaacgACATTCAAGATCCCTTGAATAAAATCTCCTCAGCGGTGAGCGAACGTGACAAACGAGTTTGGCAAAACGCTGCTCACAGCATATGTAACTTGCTAACCACCGCAACGCGACACTTCTCTCAAAAATATTATCAATCCGCAGGTATCAAGAAACAAACGGAGAAGCTGAAGAGCAAAATCGCGCGTTTAAAAACGGCAACATCTGACAAACAGAAGGAGAATAAAATTCTGGAAGGTCAATTAGCCGATCTGACCAATTCCCTGTCTATGTACGTATGTttcttgataaaaaaatgtttttataaatttgggTGTAGTCAAAGAGAGACGTTGACCGCAAGCGAGCAGTCGGTGCTCGTTCAGAAATCGTTGAAGGAAAATTTGGTACAAGAAGCGAACGaaatgaggaaaaaatatgCCGCTACGTTGGAGATGTACGACGATGAGCTCCGGGATTACAGAGCGGTGTACGAAAATGCCTCGAAGAGTTACAAAGATTTGAAGACTCAGCAGATCGAGTTGAAAAAACTCGAAATTGAGAAGATGGATTTGGACACGAAAATTGAGAATTTGGAAAAGATACAGGAGCAGTTTAAAGATATACAGGAGCGGATATTTCAACAAACTATAGTCAGATTTGCGGAATTTTACTGTTTGTATCACAAGAGGGAGAAGATATGTTTGGAAGTGCAGGAGAAGAAGAAGGAGGAGCAGCAGCTGCTGAAGCAACATCTTCAGTTGTCAGAAGCAG tgaaacaaaaacaaagaaaaaaatcagagtTGAATAGAGCCAGAACTACGCACAATTCGTCCACCAGTGTGGAAAAAGCTTCGCAAGAAAACGAGAGAAGAAGCAAAGAAAGCAACGAATTGATTACTGAGAAGTTGCGAAAATTTTTGGACGAGGACCTTAAACCTTGCAGTTTAACATCATTCAGTGCCAGTCAGAgagtgttaaattttaataaggaCAATtccaaagtgaaaattttggaCGTTAAAATGATGGCACCATCTAAAATTACCACAGTTAAAAAACCTAATTTCGATTTGAGAAAGAAGATGGTGGACATAATGGAATCGACAAAGAAAGAAGCCTTGAGAAACAATTCTTTCCAAATAAGTCCTTTTGGGTCTCAACAATCTCAAGAAGGGATGCCAGAGGAGCCGCAACAGAgtcaaaacaaaaccaaaGAAGTGACTCCTACTGGGTCGCAGCACTCAGCAGTGAATTCCAAAGTTAACTTGAAATCTGGTGGGTCTCAACACTCTCAACCAGGTGGAGTGACTGTTTCTAGTGCAAAACAAGAGGAAAAACCTTTAACACCAAAAGACATTGCGACTGGCTCGATTTTGAAACCACCGAGTCAAGTAATTACCGAAAAAATTGATGTTACAAAACAGGAAAATGTTTCGAAGTTTTTCAatccaaagaaaaaaactgttacatTCCAAAGTGAAACTAGAAAAGAGGCACCTCAAGCAACGCCCAATAGCTTTCAGTTGTTTGGGGGCAAAGAAAACGACAAGGTCGAGGTTTTCCAAAGTGTCAAAGATGTAGAACTGTTTCCGAAgtcatttttcttcaaaaatgaCGGTCCCCTAAAACAAGACGAAAAGAAAGTGGTTGGGAGCAAGAGCAAACAGACAGCAGCGGCAGCGGTTGCAGCACCTGAG ACTGAAACCGAGCCGACTGAGGCGAGTAATGTTAGTTATACGATGGAAACTGGACTAACGTTTAGCACTTACGGAGGTGAATCTACTGATAAAAAAACTGGAGAag aaacaattttttcagatTTAACTTTTGACATATTCGACACGTCCTTTA ATCGCAATTTTGGCCAACCGCCTCTCAACGTCCGCGACAATTATGCTGAACCTTCCGAAAGTACCACTTTCAACTTTTTGGGTTCGCAAAGTAAAAATAACCCATTCAGCATGTTCTAG
- the LOC138130748 gene encoding uncharacterized protein isoform X6, producing the protein MSKNDIQDPLNKISSAVSERDKRVWQNAAHSICIKKQTEKLKSKIARLKTATSDKQKENKILEGQLADLTNSLSIQRETLTASEQSVLVQKSLKENLVQEANEMRKKYAATLEMYDDELRDYRAVYENASKSYKDLKTQQIELKKLEIEKMDLDTKIENLEKIQEQFKDIQERIFQQTIVRFAEFYCLYHKREKICLEVQEKKKEEQQLLKQHLQLSEAVKQKQRKKSELNRARTTHNSSTSVEKASQENERRSKESNELITEKLRKFLDEDLKPCSLTSFSASQRVLNFNKDNSKVKILDVKMMAPSKITTVKKPNFDLRKKMVDIMESTKKEALRNNSFQISPFGSQQSQEGMPEEPQQSQNKTKEVTPTGSQHSAVNSKVNLKSGGSQHSQPGGVTVSSAKQEEKPLTPKDIATGSILKPPSQVITEKIDVTKQENVSKFFNPKKKTVTFQSETRKEAPQATPNSFQLFGGKENDKVEVFQSVKDVELFPKSFFFKNDGPLKQDEKKVVGSKSKQTAAAAVAAPETETEPTEASNVSYTMETGLTFSTYGGESTDKKTGEGIFIYVDFSLRIFSETIFSDLTFDIFDTSFNRNFGQPPLNVRDNYAEPSESTTFNFLGSQSKNNPFSMF; encoded by the exons atgtcgaaaaacgACATTCAAGATCCCTTGAATAAAATCTCCTCAGCGGTGAGCGAACGTGACAAACGAGTTTGGCAAAACGCTGCTCACAGCATAT GTATCAAGAAACAAACGGAGAAGCTGAAGAGCAAAATCGCGCGTTTAAAAACGGCAACATCTGACAAACAGAAGGAGAATAAAATTCTGGAAGGTCAATTAGCCGATCTGACCAATTCCCTGTCTAT TCAAAGAGAGACGTTGACCGCAAGCGAGCAGTCGGTGCTCGTTCAGAAATCGTTGAAGGAAAATTTGGTACAAGAAGCGAACGaaatgaggaaaaaatatgCCGCTACGTTGGAGATGTACGACGATGAGCTCCGGGATTACAGAGCGGTGTACGAAAATGCCTCGAAGAGTTACAAAGATTTGAAGACTCAGCAGATCGAGTTGAAAAAACTCGAAATTGAGAAGATGGATTTGGACACGAAAATTGAGAATTTGGAAAAGATACAGGAGCAGTTTAAAGATATACAGGAGCGGATATTTCAACAAACTATAGTCAGATTTGCGGAATTTTACTGTTTGTATCACAAGAGGGAGAAGATATGTTTGGAAGTGCAGGAGAAGAAGAAGGAGGAGCAGCAGCTGCTGAAGCAACATCTTCAGTTGTCAGAAGCAG tgaaacaaaaacaaagaaaaaaatcagagtTGAATAGAGCCAGAACTACGCACAATTCGTCCACCAGTGTGGAAAAAGCTTCGCAAGAAAACGAGAGAAGAAGCAAAGAAAGCAACGAATTGATTACTGAGAAGTTGCGAAAATTTTTGGACGAGGACCTTAAACCTTGCAGTTTAACATCATTCAGTGCCAGTCAGAgagtgttaaattttaataaggaCAATtccaaagtgaaaattttggaCGTTAAAATGATGGCACCATCTAAAATTACCACAGTTAAAAAACCTAATTTCGATTTGAGAAAGAAGATGGTGGACATAATGGAATCGACAAAGAAAGAAGCCTTGAGAAACAATTCTTTCCAAATAAGTCCTTTTGGGTCTCAACAATCTCAAGAAGGGATGCCAGAGGAGCCGCAACAGAgtcaaaacaaaaccaaaGAAGTGACTCCTACTGGGTCGCAGCACTCAGCAGTGAATTCCAAAGTTAACTTGAAATCTGGTGGGTCTCAACACTCTCAACCAGGTGGAGTGACTGTTTCTAGTGCAAAACAAGAGGAAAAACCTTTAACACCAAAAGACATTGCGACTGGCTCGATTTTGAAACCACCGAGTCAAGTAATTACCGAAAAAATTGATGTTACAAAACAGGAAAATGTTTCGAAGTTTTTCAatccaaagaaaaaaactgttacatTCCAAAGTGAAACTAGAAAAGAGGCACCTCAAGCAACGCCCAATAGCTTTCAGTTGTTTGGGGGCAAAGAAAACGACAAGGTCGAGGTTTTCCAAAGTGTCAAAGATGTAGAACTGTTTCCGAAgtcatttttcttcaaaaatgaCGGTCCCCTAAAACAAGACGAAAAGAAAGTGGTTGGGAGCAAGAGCAAACAGACAGCAGCGGCAGCGGTTGCAGCACCTGAG ACTGAAACCGAGCCGACTGAGGCGAGTAATGTTAGTTATACGATGGAAACTGGACTAACGTTTAGCACTTACGGAGGTGAATCTACTGATAAAAAAACTGGAGAaggtatatttatttatgttgatttttctttacgtattttttcagaaacaattttttcagatTTAACTTTTGACATATTCGACACGTCCTTTA ATCGCAATTTTGGCCAACCGCCTCTCAACGTCCGCGACAATTATGCTGAACCTTCCGAAAGTACCACTTTCAACTTTTTGGGTTCGCAAAGTAAAAATAACCCATTCAGCATGTTCTAG